CCCTGTTGGCTCTTATCATTTCAATCAAAGGCTCCTTCAGCTCATGTGGGAGGTTCTTGTTAACGAATGTGAACTTTTCCTCTTCGTCACCGATTCTAAACTTCTCCAGGTCCCCTTCTGGCTCTGGCCTCGGCTTGTCCTCTATTCTGGCATCGAGGTCGGCTAGGAACACGCCGGATGCTTCCTTGGACTTCTTTCTCAGGGaaaggctggcgttgtcacaaGCGACCGCCGTCTCGAGGTCTCCTCTTATGGTCCCTATGGATCCATCATCGGTAACGAACTTCATCACTAGCAGCTTGGTGTTGATTATGGCTTCAAAATCATTGATTGtttttcttcccaagatgatgttgtaggctGTGGAATCTCGGAGAATTACGAACTCGGCCATCGCCGATCTTCGGCCTTGTATCTGCCCCACCGAGATTGGCAGGGAAATGACTCCGTCTGGTTTAATGAAGTGGTCGCCTAACCCGATAACCCCGTGCTGGTGAGACGTCAGGTCGGCATCCTTTAGCCCTAGTGCGTCGAAcacgttgcggaacatgatgtttgaatcagctcctgtgtcgacaaggatccgtttgacgaggccggttTCCACTCTGGCCGTTATGACCATGGGAGGGTTTTCCGGGGCGTCGCTGAACCATTGGTCTTCCGGGCCGAAGGAAATGGACGGAGGTTTTTTGGAGCTCTGCACCGGTGGGGATGAGATCGCCAGAACCTTGGCGTCTTTCTTGTGTGCCGACCGTGATTTTGGTGCAGCGTTTTTTGCCGTTACCACGTTTATCACAGTGAGACCGTGGTCTCTGTCCTCGGGTTCTTGTCGCCGTTTGGCCGAACGGGCTTTTCCTTCCTCGTCTTGATCGCGATAACGTCTCCTCGGTTCCCTGATGAGGTGGGAGAAcgctgctagctttccttcccttatcGCTTGTTCCAGCGCATCCTTTAGGTCAAAGCAGTCCTGCGTTTGGTGGCCATAACCCTTGTGGTAATCACAATAAAGGTTCTTATTTCCTCCCGTTCGGTCCTTAAGTGGTCGGGGCTTCGGAAGAATTCCCTTCTCTGCTATCTGTTGGTAGACCTCCACAATGGGGAGAGTGAGTGGGGTGTAGTTATTGAATTTCCCGACCCGGGGGAACGGTCGAGGTGCCCTGTTTGACGCTTCCTCCCTAGCTTTTTCCTTTGCTCTCTCTCCGTCGACTGGTTGCCGGGCTTGGCTGTAACCGGACTGCCGcttattggcagccacgactcggctgacttcctcgtcgTTTATATACTCCTTGGCCACTGTTTGAATTTCATGCATCGTCCAAACCGGTTTCGTGGTGAGGTGTTTTCGGAAGttctcgttgaggaggccgttTGTCAGGCAAAGACTGGCCACCGAGTCGGTTAAGCCGTCGatttccaagcattcgtcgttgaaccgatctAAGTACTTCCTTGTCGGTTCTCCTTGTCTTTGGGTTACCCCTAGAAGGTTGATAGGGTGCTTAGCCTTCGCGATCCGCGTTGTAAATTGGGCCAGGAATGCACGACTGATGTCTGAGAAACTGTATATGGAACCTTGtgggaggccgttaaaccatctGATCGCGGGCCCTGCTAGGGTTACCGGGAAGGCGCGGCATCTTACTTCGTCCCCCACACCCTCCAGATTCATCCTGGCCTCAAAGGCCGTGAGGTGTTCTAGAGGGTCTTGAGTtccgtcgtacctcatgtccgttggtttgtcgaagtgtttcggcaACCGGACCTCGAGGATAGATCGGTGGAACGGGGTGACGCCCATTATCACGGGTTGTCGTGTTCTCTCGGATCTTCTTCCTTCCCCGTCTTCATGACCTCTTGCCGCTCGGCGGGTTGGTCTGCCGCGAGAGTAGATGATCGTGTCATTTCGTCTTCTCATTGTGGGTGACTCCTCCCGCGTGCTATCTGCTTCCGTCCGGGAGGCGGATGCACGTCGCGAGCGGCTTCGGCGAGAGTCTTCCTCCTCAGGAGACGGGGTATAGCTGGGATCGGTAAACCGTCCGTCCCGCTCCTGGTCGGCCAGTTGTCGTTCTAGGTTCTGGACTCTGTGGCGTAGCTCctgcattattatggcgctatCGCCGCCCGTTCCCCCGAAGGGTCGTGTTCTCGCGTGTTGTTGGGGGGATCTCCGCCCTCCCCTTTGCGAGGCGACGGAGGCTGCCCTCTCCGCCTCAGCCGCTCGAGCTCGGTCGCCGAGACCTAGCGCGACTTCCATTTAGGCAATgttccccacagacggcgccaatgttcggtgGTCGGTTTCCGGACAGGTCGGGTATGCGAGTGAAGGGGTGAGGACGCCTTGGCTTGAGTCACACTAGCGGCGAACTAGTCGAGCAGACGAGCACTTGGTCTGAAGAGAAGATGAGGgaggtgccacctgcaaagacactctgacgctcaagtcagtaatGTGCAGGCGGGCAGAATAACGAGGTGAAAGGATATCACGTACCTCgtgggaagagccaatcttccctttatatacatgtcagtagtgggcccctcaTGGGGACAGGCCCATATTCCCAAGGACGCTGTCCTGCAGCCGCGTGTGAACCGTTCAGGACGCGTGTCCGAGTCGGGTGGGGGCGCGTGTCCGGATCGGGTACTGCTTGGGTCGGATCGACCCGTGCGGATTTTGGGCCAGACCGTAACATCTCCTaacataaaattttagtaatgtTTAACAagtaaaaattaatacacaTGATAAACATTAAGAGTTGCGCATTATATATGAATATATGTTTGAGTTTTTTCCCTCTAATTTTCATGTTATTGAGAATTAGATTGAATTGGTCCATTTGATCGGATTAACTAAAAAtaagttaataaattaatttgatttataataaaattgaattgTTAGTGAAttagtcaaattttaaaaaaattaataaatagatTGAATTGgtctaattttttaataattaatcaatttttaaaatttaaaataataaaatatcaattttttaataaatatattattttattatatttgattcaattctaattgaatttggattgaatttttaaatttttaaatatttaattctAATGCGATTTAATTTTCATTGCTTTACTAATTTTGATGGGTCGTCTGTAAAAAGATTTGTTGTAGTAAActtcataataaaaattaaaaagtcatACACAGTAATAATAAGctcaattaatttttaatcattaatttataattttaagcAAATTGTAGAAGATTAAGGGTGTGAAACTTCAAACAcacctttaattttatttattaattttgtccTTTATTGtttatgtaataaattttattatttttttataatattttttctcctttctcttgcatgttattatttttttagagttttaattattttttgtttatataatttttttaccgTTATTATTCCTTTTTTGTATGAAgcttctgtttatttttattgtaattcTATTAATtccaaactaaataaaaaaaataatataaaataagattagaATCATAAACAGTAAAAattatatctaaaaaaatactaaaaaatattaaaatttattaaaataaaataatataaaataattatttaaatatatatataaataaaataaatataattcaaacaatatttaatttattataatctattttaatataaaaattatcaaatataaACCATATTAATACTAATTCACCCTTAATCAAAAACCAATtttataaaaactattatttacaaattttaatCCAAAGTCCAAACACAAACACAcgttaaattaataataaaagaagagaaaaagcgCAATTGACCCATCAAAATGTAACAGGGTGGTACCGTAGCTTTTGAAGAGAGAGACCAATATGTGTGATCCAAGGAAATCTGAGACTAACAAAGTTGAAGCAATGAGAGAACGCCACGTGTACTATGCCCCACAAGCACTGTCTTGGGTTAGCTTTGGAGCATGTGATAAGGTTATCTTCCGCTGATTGGGTGGATGGCTCCACGTGTTATCCTCGTTGGATTTTCACTTTTCTTAACGCGCTTCTCACCGCCCACTCTTCTTGGGTCATGCCCGATTCACTTTTACGGCTCCGGATTGAATTTTAATGCCCACAAAAATTTGAGACAAATTACGATGAAtcctattatttttttcgaatagtatagaaaattaatttttaatatttaatattagttaacatttttatttttggaaaattaACATAGATATGATTGTGTTGGGGAGAaagagaaaccaaaaccattcGGGTAAGGAAGATACGGGTTTGGTTTAACCCGACCCGAAAACAAACGAGCGGAACAAAAGGTAGCACTGTAGAAGACAAGTTGAACTACAAGAAGCAGCTTTCCAAACTTGGTGACAAACGTGGGGAACCCAGAACCAAGCATTGTTGACAACTTGAATACAAGAAATTCCACATATCTCATCGTAGTAGTACACTGTAGAAGCAGCGCACAACTCaggagagagaagaagaagaaggaatattCACAGTTCAAACGGCAGTTCCTTCCTTGTACCAAAGGGacattatattatttaaagaaaaaaaaggaaaaaggaagaGACAAAGTAAACAATTATTAGCATTTAGCACCAACAAGGAGGGTGCTATCTCTAGAAGAGTGGAGAGTTTGGTGGGTCATCACGTTGTGTTGTGGAAAGTGTAAATTGCTCTAAGTGGCCCTTGTTTTGTTTCTTATCTAGTGCTTGCTTGCTCCATGATGTTGATGCCTTCAACTTCAACCCATGTGTTCAGTTAATGGGAGAGCAACAACGTTGCCAACCTCTCTTTCTGTGATCTCAGTGGGTCAAAACTCAAACCACCAATTCTTCTATGTGTGTATGTGTGACTTTCTCTTTTGCCATTTTATTCATTTTCAATGGTTGGATATACGTGTGGATTATGGAAGTTGCATAGTTGAGTTCAATCAGCTTCatgtaatttaatataatattgtGTATTTTGCTCTAATTCGGGTGGTGCTGGAATGAATGAGAGAACTCATGCTTTATCTGTGAACTAATACTATATATTGATACCCTTTATTGCAAAGATTCTGTTTTTGGTTTTTGGATTTGGATTCTCTCATTTATGAGTTCTCTGATGAGAATGGTTGTGTGAAATACTGAATATGGTTCTTATTTTTGTTTCAATCACAGATTGCTTTGGTAGAACTAGTTGATTTTTCGGGAATCAGGACTTCCATTTTTGGATAAAAGCAAGTCTCGTTTAATTATTTGCCTTGAGTTTTTTTACTCCGAAGGATTATAAGAACTAGAAAAGTATAGGAATTGGTCCAACGAGAAGGTAGATAGAATTCAAGAGCTTTAGCCATGTCTATGGCATTACAATGGGTTGTTACCTCCACCAGCTTAGAGGTCTCGAGCTCCATGGGCTTTCTTGACTCTGTCCGAGACGTGAGGCTCTTAGATTCTTCCAAGTTTATGTCCCGGGACTTTGGGTCAATTCGAGCAAAGAGGGATAAGAGAAGGAAATTTAGATATTGCTCTTTGAATACTGATATGAAGTATGCAAGTGTTGGTCAATCCGGCCTAGAGAATGCTAGTAACTTCCCTCTGCTGTCGAATGTGCTTGCGAACCCAACTGCAGGAGGAGAAGTAGCCGTTTCATCGGAGAAGAAGGTCTATGATGTGGTGCTGAAGCAAGCATCTCTGGTCAAGAGGAAGCTGAGCTCAACCACTGAACTTGACATGAAGCCAGATATTGCCATGCCAGGGAACTTGGGCTTGTTGACCGAGGCTTATAGCCGCTGCGGAGAAGTTTGTGCAGAATATGCTAAGACATTTTACTTGGGTTAGCTTTCTATTATCTTTCCTTCAAGTGAggatttaaagttttaaacttttaatttgGGATTGCAGCATGGTTTTAGTCCAATTTTTAcatgggagttttatctttcaGGAACTCTCCTGATGACTCCTGAAAGGCGAAAAGCTATCTGGGCGATATACGGTGAGTGATCATACTCATTTGGCTTGTATATGATCTCTTTCTCTGTATTTAGATTCTATgcctttttcccttttttcgATATAAAATCATAGTCTCTTGTAAGTTGATTAAAAACTTAGCATAACTGGACCTCAAATATGAAGCTTCCACTTCCATCCAACTCAATTGGAACTTTCTGATCTTTAATATGTTGTGTTGCTTCTTGCCTTTTCAGTATGGTGTAGGAGAACAGATGAACTTGTTGATGGTCCCAATGCTTCACATATTACACCAAGTGCATTGGATAGGTGGGAAGCAAGATTGGAAGAGCTTTTCCAAGGCCGTCCATTTGATATGCTCGATGCTGCTTTATCTGATACAGTTTCCAATTTTCCCGTTGATATTCAGGTACGGTGTGGGATTCTGTTGACCAAAGGAGAAAATTGCATGAAAATCAATGTCTTTTCATAATGTATTGGCTGTGGAAGAATTTTTAGCCCTGCATCATGCTTTGGCTTTCCAGTAAAATTTCATTAAATCCTTAATATTCTTGTCTTTGGTTTAGAGCATTCCTTCATTTACTTATTCATTTATGAGGATTAACTCTACATGCTTTATATTCTTTCATCCGCAACAAAGTTCAAATCTCAAGCTAGCTTTGAGGACTTATTGTCCAATTTTTTCCTTTGCTTCAACACAGCCATTCAAAGACATGATCGAAGGAATGAGAATGGATCTTCGGAAGTCTCGATACAAGAACTTTGACGAACTATATCTCTACTGTTATTATGTTGCGGGCACAGTCGGTTTAATGAGTGTTCCAGTCATGGGAATTTCGCCAGATTCACAAGCCACGACCGAAAGTGTATATAATGCCGCCTTGGCTCTtggcattgcaaatcagctAACAAACATACTCAGAGATGTCGGAGAGGAGTAAGTCATCGATTTTTGTCATTCTTGTAAACAATGGTATGATAACTTGAGCAAAGGAAAAAAGTACTTGTAGACCGTCAATTTTACTTCTCAGTTCTCACTATGACTATTAAAAGttggaaaagtctagggggccagcagttttattgaaaTCTGGCCAGCAGTTAACCAGCAAAAGCAAACTGAATGATTTCTCACtcttggatgaaatctcacaccattgAAATCACCAATGATGGCTAATTGATGGCTATAAATCACACAACTTGCTGGCCCCCTAGCACTCCTCTTTCTTTGTTAGTATACAAGTTGAGTGTATCTTTTCTGGTACTTGGTAAGATCTTGACTTGTCGAAACTTGTATGAGATGCTTTCATTGGTGTTAACTACCATTCATGCTTCgcatagttttagttttagtttcaGTTTCAAGGTGTTTTCATACCATATTAATATATGGAACTTAAACAAGGTTACATGATGTTTCACTATATGTGCAATGTCTTACCTTATTAGGATTCTAATGGACTTAACAAGTGATGCTTTGTTTTTCCAATGTGCTCATCTCAAGAATGAACCTGCATTTTATTTTGGTTGTGATCTTATTGTAACTAGTTCAATTTTTCGACAGTGCTAGCAGAGGAAGAGTGTATCTACCACAAGATGAGTTGGCTCAGGCAGGGCTTTCGGATGAGGACATATTTGCCGGAAAAGTGACAGACAAATGGAGGAACTTCATGAAGAGCCAAATTAAAAGGGCGAGAATGTTCTTTGACGAGGCAGAAAAGGGAGTGACAGAGCTTAACGAAGCTAGCCGGTGGCCGGTAAGAAATCCATGCTTTTATGACCTTGTCTGTGCTTTGAACTTTAACATATGGTCatgttaaaaataaacataacagAATTCTAACTTGGATATGACAAAATTATGAGTTTGCGGTGTGGAAAAATTTGTTGAATGGATCAACTGGAAGTTGTCTGATGCCATTATAAATACAATTTGATGTTCAATGTGCATGTCCTCATAGTGCTTGCAAGCCATTTTGTTTTAGAGGGTTTCCTTGTGACTTTTGTTTATACTTTTTGGTAGTGACTTATGTTTATGCTAGTAATACCTGTCAACCAACCTGAGTAAGTTAGTCTAGTGTTTAGTTTACTAATCCGCTTAAACAAGTGTCGGGAGTTTGAATACCACATTGTACATGCAGTAACCCATTGACTGACAACAAACTCTCAAATAGAGCTTCAATCTGCGATGAATTAGTCCTTGGTCTGTTGAGTCGAGGAATACCGTAGGAAACCAAACAATACATGTCAAgctaacaaacaaaaagtcttgcattttctattattttttttctataaaacaGCTTGGGCCTTATTGGGCCGGACCTTGTCCCGGCATGTCTCGGCTGTGTCTAAGACATGCCCGAGACATGAGGGAATATAGCTTTCTATAGAATTTACAACTATTGGCTAAGGCTAACTCTTGTATAAGTGGTTCTTCATTGTTCATTTTTTATTCATGATTTAATCATAATCATATGAACACTAAAAGGGCGTTGGGGATTGTTGTAGGTATGGGCTTCCTTGCTATTATATCGGCAAATATTGGACGAGATTGAAGCTAATGATTACAACAATTT
The Arachis stenosperma cultivar V10309 chromosome 7, arast.V10309.gnm1.PFL2, whole genome shotgun sequence genome window above contains:
- the LOC130941151 gene encoding phytoene synthase 2, chloroplastic, whose translation is MSMALQWVVTSTSLEVSSSMGFLDSVRDVRLLDSSKFMSRDFGSIRAKRDKRRKFRYCSLNTDMKYASVGQSGLENASNFPLLSNVLANPTAGGEVAVSSEKKVYDVVLKQASLVKRKLSSTTELDMKPDIAMPGNLGLLTEAYSRCGEVCAEYAKTFYLGTLLMTPERRKAIWAIYVWCRRTDELVDGPNASHITPSALDRWEARLEELFQGRPFDMLDAALSDTVSNFPVDIQPFKDMIEGMRMDLRKSRYKNFDELYLYCYYVAGTVGLMSVPVMGISPDSQATTESVYNAALALGIANQLTNILRDVGEDASRGRVYLPQDELAQAGLSDEDIFAGKVTDKWRNFMKSQIKRARMFFDEAEKGVTELNEASRWPVWASLLLYRQILDEIEANDYNNFTKRAYVSKAKKLFSLPTAYARSMVPPSRKLSPVMKA